One genomic segment of Thermodesulfobacterium sp. TA1 includes these proteins:
- a CDS encoding sigma-70 family RNA polymerase sigma factor → MAQKDLNEKILELGKTGQLTYEILNKILPEEYNDPDKMEEIFDLLESYGIELKELDPYEREEYIEKKVHDKIKELSTFVEGELTEEETISEPGSEELLSLYLKEMGKYELLTPEREEELSREIREGFDNILKLIKETWIDCKEIIDLKAVVQEWQRRDPNLKPKKTYVNYLEKLVKELEEKYVKGQKNKVSIQGIKEFCADIKKNINRIEKAKDEMVKANLRLVVSIAKKYVRQGLSLADLIQEGNLGLMRAVYRFDYRKGNKFSTYASWWIRQSITRAILDKTRTIRLPVHFLELRNYVFKVFYELSKELGREPTPEELSQRTGVPYEKILVIFETSKEPVSLETPIGDEDSTLGNFIENKKSPSPYDTARKRDISDKIKRFLATLSPREEKIIRMRFGLGEYEGYTLEEIGYMFKVSRERIRQIEKKALYKMRQLAQKEKFDIRD, encoded by the coding sequence ATGGCTCAAAAGGATCTTAACGAAAAGATTTTAGAGTTAGGAAAAACAGGTCAGCTTACTTATGAGATTTTAAACAAAATTTTACCTGAAGAGTATAACGACCCTGACAAGATGGAGGAAATTTTTGACCTTCTTGAGAGCTATGGGATAGAACTAAAGGAATTAGATCCTTATGAACGAGAAGAGTATATAGAAAAAAAGGTTCATGATAAGATCAAAGAACTTTCAACGTTTGTTGAAGGAGAATTAACCGAAGAAGAGACTATTTCAGAGCCTGGGTCAGAGGAGCTTTTGTCTCTGTATCTCAAAGAAATGGGTAAGTATGAGCTTTTAACCCCTGAAAGAGAAGAAGAACTGTCAAGAGAGATAAGAGAAGGATTTGATAATATTTTAAAATTGATAAAAGAAACATGGATCGATTGTAAGGAAATTATAGACTTAAAAGCAGTAGTTCAAGAATGGCAAAGAAGAGACCCTAATCTTAAACCTAAAAAGACTTATGTTAACTATCTGGAAAAATTGGTTAAAGAGTTAGAAGAAAAATACGTTAAAGGTCAAAAAAACAAGGTAAGCATTCAAGGAATAAAAGAATTTTGTGCTGATATAAAAAAGAACATCAACCGGATAGAAAAAGCCAAAGATGAAATGGTAAAGGCTAATCTTAGGTTGGTAGTTTCTATCGCTAAAAAATATGTAAGGCAGGGATTATCTTTAGCAGACCTTATCCAAGAGGGAAACCTTGGTTTGATGAGGGCTGTATACCGGTTTGATTATAGAAAAGGTAATAAGTTTAGCACCTATGCTTCTTGGTGGATAAGGCAGTCGATTACCAGAGCGATTCTTGATAAAACAAGAACCATAAGACTTCCGGTGCACTTTTTAGAACTAAGAAACTATGTATTTAAGGTTTTTTACGAACTTTCTAAAGAATTGGGAAGAGAGCCTACCCCAGAAGAGCTGTCCCAAAGAACCGGCGTTCCTTATGAAAAAATCTTGGTTATCTTTGAAACCTCAAAAGAGCCTGTATCTTTGGAGACCCCTATAGGGGATGAAGATAGCACTCTTGGGAATTTTATAGAGAATAAAAAAAGCCCTTCCCCTTATGATACAGCAAGAAAAAGAGATATTTCAGACAAGATAAAGAGATTTCTGGCTACCCTTTCTCCTAGGGAAGAAAAAATCATCCGTATGAGGTTTGGACTTGGAGAATACGAAGGTTATACCTTAGAAGAGATAGGTTATATGTTTAAGGTCTCAAGAGAAAGAATAAGACAGATAGAGAAAAAAGCCCTTTATAAGATGAGACAACTTGCTCAAAAGGAAAAATTTGATATTAGAGACTAA
- a CDS encoding CCA tRNA nucleotidyltransferase, whose amino-acid sequence MLILPVPKPELKIIKRLKQQGYTTYLVGGCVRDLLLGLAPKDYDIGTTATPKEVLALFPRRAFIIGRRFPIVHVYLDKNRYVEVSTFRGKEEYDGKIKENYGTPEEDALRRDLTINALFYDVFSKEIIDYVGGLEDLKAGIIRVIGDPDQRFLYDPVRMLRAIRHASRLKFNIETTTWEAILRNSHLIRKVAWERLRDEILKDLSGFWVADWFGLFKKSGILYQIYPFYLKMEKEKSVDERIVWSFLNRLSQDQSLSLEERICLFAYIFLPLINKPYRPLSFQPVPVFERKELLCLFFALFFTFRFNRRLFERSMDLLRDVYKGFYFSQKKQPFPKKLQKKPYFYQMVRLIEVLKQLLG is encoded by the coding sequence GTGTTAATCCTTCCTGTCCCTAAGCCAGAATTAAAAATCATAAAACGTTTAAAACAACAAGGATATACTACCTATTTGGTAGGGGGGTGTGTAAGAGACCTTCTTTTAGGGTTAGCGCCTAAGGACTATGATATCGGAACTACAGCTACCCCTAAAGAAGTATTAGCCCTTTTCCCAAGGAGGGCCTTTATCATAGGAAGAAGGTTTCCTATAGTTCACGTATACTTAGACAAGAACCGATATGTAGAAGTAAGCACCTTTAGAGGAAAAGAGGAATACGACGGAAAAATAAAAGAAAACTATGGCACCCCAGAAGAAGATGCCCTAAGAAGAGACTTAACGATAAACGCCCTTTTTTATGATGTTTTTTCGAAGGAAATCATAGATTATGTAGGAGGTTTAGAAGACCTAAAAGCAGGTATTATAAGGGTTATAGGAGACCCAGACCAAAGGTTTTTATACGACCCTGTTCGTATGTTAAGGGCTATAAGACATGCATCAAGATTAAAATTTAACATCGAAACAACAACTTGGGAAGCAATTCTAAGAAATTCTCATTTAATTAGAAAGGTAGCTTGGGAAAGGTTAAGAGATGAGATTTTAAAAGATTTGAGTGGGTTTTGGGTGGCAGATTGGTTTGGGCTTTTTAAAAAATCTGGGATTCTTTATCAGATATATCCTTTTTATCTTAAGATGGAGAAAGAGAAGTCGGTAGATGAAAGGATCGTTTGGAGTTTTTTAAACAGACTTTCTCAAGACCAAAGCTTAAGTCTTGAAGAGCGAATTTGTCTTTTTGCTTATATTTTTCTACCTTTAATAAACAAACCATATCGTCCTTTGTCTTTTCAACCTGTTCCTGTGTTTGAGAGAAAGGAGTTGTTATGTCTGTTTTTTGCGTTGTTTTTTACCTTTAGGTTTAACCGAAGATTGTTTGAAAGGTCTATGGATTTATTAAGAGACGTTTACAAAGGTTTTTATTTTTCTCAAAAAAAACAACCTTTTCCTAAAAAACTACAAAAAAAGCCTTATTTTTATCAAATGGTTAGGTTAATCGAGGTTTTAAAACAACTTTTAGGTTGA
- the mnmG gene encoding tRNA uridine-5-carboxymethylaminomethyl(34) synthesis enzyme MnmG: MVFLDHFDVIVIGAGHAGIEACLASARMGCKTLLITINLERIGAMSCNPSIGGIGKGHLVKEIDALGGEMALAIDETGIQFRKLNTKKGPAVRATRAQADRFRYQVRMKKRLERVPNLFIKQGLVTQILVKDKRIIGVKTKAGEEFGAKALVIAPGTFFHGLIHIGLESFPAGRLGDPPSNRLADNLKELGFELGRFKTGTCPRLDARTIDYTKLEIQWGDFPPPLFSFKNIGKRPPLPQVPCFIAYTTEETHKIIQNALDRSPLFTGKIKGRGVRYCPSIEDKVFRFPDKERHQVFIEPEGLDTIEVYPNGISTSLPIDVQWKMVRSIPGLEKAEILRPGYGIEHDFVFPTQLKPSLETKLIGGLFLAGQINGTTGYEEAAAQGLIAGINAALYVKEEEPFILDRSEAYIGVLIDDLVTKGVDEPYRIFTSRAEYRLLLREDNADLRLTEKAKKLGLIDEERWARFVDKKQNIEKLRQLLQEIRVSPDLINGYLQSKGLAPLKQTTKAYDLLRRPEIDIEDLAEFIPELKKFDQEVLSEVETEIKYSGYIERQLKEVEKFKRLENIKLPEDLNYYEIPGLTNEVREKLTKIRPTSLGQALRIPGTTPAAISAIQVYLKKKKC; this comes from the coding sequence ATGGTTTTTCTTGACCATTTTGACGTTATAGTTATAGGAGCAGGTCATGCTGGGATTGAGGCTTGCTTAGCGTCTGCCAGGATGGGATGTAAGACCCTTCTTATTACCATAAACCTTGAAAGAATAGGGGCGATGAGTTGTAATCCTTCTATAGGAGGGATTGGTAAAGGCCATTTAGTAAAGGAAATAGACGCTCTTGGCGGTGAGATGGCCTTAGCCATAGACGAAACAGGGATTCAATTTAGAAAACTTAACACCAAAAAAGGTCCTGCGGTAAGGGCTACCAGAGCCCAAGCAGATAGATTTAGATATCAAGTTAGGATGAAAAAAAGGTTAGAAAGAGTCCCTAATCTTTTTATTAAACAAGGATTGGTTACTCAAATTTTAGTAAAAGATAAAAGAATAATAGGGGTTAAGACCAAGGCTGGAGAAGAGTTTGGGGCTAAAGCGTTGGTAATAGCACCAGGAACTTTCTTTCATGGCCTTATTCATATAGGGCTTGAAAGCTTTCCAGCAGGAAGACTTGGAGACCCTCCTTCTAATAGGCTGGCAGATAATCTAAAAGAATTGGGGTTTGAACTTGGAAGGTTTAAGACAGGGACTTGTCCAAGGCTTGATGCTCGTACCATAGATTATACTAAGTTAGAAATTCAATGGGGAGATTTTCCTCCACCTCTTTTTTCCTTTAAAAACATAGGTAAGCGCCCACCACTTCCTCAAGTACCTTGTTTTATTGCCTATACGACCGAAGAGACCCACAAAATAATCCAAAATGCCTTAGACCGGTCCCCTCTTTTTACCGGAAAGATTAAAGGAAGAGGGGTAAGATATTGTCCTTCTATAGAAGATAAGGTTTTTCGTTTTCCAGACAAAGAGAGACATCAAGTTTTTATAGAACCTGAAGGCCTTGATACTATAGAAGTCTATCCCAACGGAATAAGCACCAGCCTTCCGATAGACGTTCAATGGAAAATGGTAAGAAGTATACCTGGGCTGGAAAAGGCAGAAATTTTAAGGCCAGGGTATGGTATAGAACATGATTTTGTTTTTCCTACCCAACTTAAACCTTCCTTAGAAACTAAACTGATAGGAGGTTTATTTTTAGCAGGTCAGATAAACGGTACTACAGGGTATGAAGAGGCTGCAGCCCAAGGGCTTATTGCAGGTATCAATGCAGCCCTTTATGTAAAGGAAGAGGAGCCTTTTATTCTTGACCGTTCTGAAGCTTATATAGGGGTTTTGATAGATGATTTAGTAACCAAAGGGGTAGATGAGCCATATAGGATTTTTACTTCAAGAGCAGAATATAGATTATTGTTAAGAGAAGACAACGCAGACTTAAGGCTTACCGAAAAGGCAAAAAAGTTAGGGCTTATCGATGAAGAAAGATGGGCAAGGTTTGTGGATAAAAAACAAAACATAGAAAAATTACGGCAACTTCTTCAGGAAATTAGAGTTTCTCCTGACTTGATAAACGGATATCTTCAGAGCAAAGGTTTAGCTCCACTAAAACAAACCACCAAAGCCTATGATCTGTTAAGAAGGCCAGAAATAGACATAGAGGATTTAGCAGAGTTTATCCCTGAATTAAAAAAGTTTGACCAAGAGGTACTTTCAGAGGTAGAAACCGAGATAAAATATAGTGGATACATAGAGAGACAGCTTAAAGAAGTGGAAAAGTTTAAACGTTTGGAAAATATAAAGTTACCAGAAGACCTTAATTACTATGAAATACCAGGACTTACTAACGAGGTGCGTGAAAAACTTACCAAGATAAGGCCTACTTCCTTAGGCCAGGCACTAAGGATCCCAGGAACTACTCCTGCAGCTATCTCAGCTATTCAGGTTTATTTAAAGAAGAAAAAGTGTTAA
- a CDS encoding transposase → MGRNFKKDLKRIYRAETEERAKEGILRLRERWGKVYPKVVKKWEDKAYALLRFLRYPKLYLIVKEMDERLNLSKLRRI, encoded by the coding sequence TTGGGAAGAAATTTTAAAAAGGATTTAAAAAGGATATATAGAGCAGAAACAGAAGAAAGAGCTAAGGAGGGGATATTAAGATTAAGGGAAAGATGGGGTAAGGTATATCCTAAGGTAGTGAAGAAATGGGAGGATAAAGCGTATGCATTATTGAGATTTTTGAGATATCCGAAGTTATACTTGATCGTGAAGGAGATGGATGAGAGGTTAAACTTAAGCAAGCTTAGGAGGATTTGA
- a CDS encoding DMT family transporter: MNKAFFYLGITILFFSSYEVVGRTLTGIVNPFQVIFLRFLIGGIFLLPFALITLRKRALNLSLNDLFSLFLLSLINVVISMCLLQIGINQTKASLAAVVFSSNPLFVVLSAYFFLKEPLTFHKVLGLAIGLIGLFLTFYKDLNIDPSYTYGIIALIFSALTYGIYTAFAQKVTQKIDNLVMNSLSFLIGSLLLLPILLINQQPIFSLPEKAWIPILYLGVFVTGVAYYTYFKGLSLTNAGSGSMIFFVKPVLASFLAWVFLSEKITSHLILGGITILIGIFLAQKENQKSLSLDPKKLKYFFRG; this comes from the coding sequence GTGAATAAAGCTTTTTTTTATCTTGGAATAACCATTCTTTTTTTTAGCTCCTACGAAGTAGTAGGAAGAACCCTTACAGGTATCGTAAACCCCTTTCAGGTTATTTTCTTAAGGTTTCTAATTGGGGGAATTTTTCTTCTTCCCTTTGCCCTAATAACCCTTAGAAAAAGAGCCTTAAACCTTAGCCTTAACGACCTATTCTCACTTTTTCTTTTAAGTTTGATTAATGTGGTTATTAGCATGTGTCTTTTACAGATAGGCATCAATCAGACCAAAGCCAGTTTGGCAGCTGTAGTCTTTAGTTCAAACCCTCTTTTTGTAGTTCTTTCTGCTTACTTCTTTTTAAAAGAACCCTTAACTTTCCACAAAGTTTTAGGATTAGCCATCGGTCTTATAGGGCTCTTTCTTACGTTTTATAAAGATTTAAACATAGACCCTTCTTACACCTATGGGATAATAGCCTTGATTTTTTCAGCCCTAACCTATGGCATTTACACCGCCTTTGCACAAAAGGTTACTCAAAAGATAGATAACTTAGTGATGAATTCCCTTTCTTTTCTCATAGGAAGTCTACTTTTGCTACCGATTCTTTTAATCAACCAACAACCTATTTTTTCCCTTCCTGAAAAAGCCTGGATACCTATCCTTTATCTTGGAGTTTTTGTAACCGGGGTAGCCTATTATACCTATTTTAAAGGACTTAGTCTAACTAATGCAGGTAGTGGTTCTATGATTTTTTTTGTCAAACCGGTTTTAGCAAGCTTTTTAGCCTGGGTTTTTCTTTCTGAAAAAATAACTTCCCATTTAATTTTGGGAGGAATTACCATACTTATAGGTATATTCTTGGCTCAAAAGGAAAATCAAAAAAGCTTGAGTCTCGACCCCAAAAAGCTAAAATACTTTTTTAGGGGATAA
- a CDS encoding pseudouridine synthase encodes MRLNKFLAACGVASRRKAEELIKQGKVFINGNMVTDLSYTVDPKKDEVVVEGKKVSLPEKVYYLFYKPKGFLTSLYDPHHRETIKVFLEKLPQRVFPVGRLDKHSEGLLLLTNDGDLANLLLHPKYAVERRYLVWVTPKLNEKKINQMLKEGVNIEGKVVKPVVFRLIKTEGKNYVYEVCVKEGIKREVRKMVAYLEGKVHRLLRVQFGPLVLENLKPGEIRPLSKAELQKLFRFVSQLKTSKTLAKASSGEDT; translated from the coding sequence ATGAGACTAAACAAGTTTTTAGCAGCCTGTGGGGTAGCCTCAAGAAGAAAAGCAGAAGAACTTATAAAACAAGGAAAGGTTTTTATAAACGGAAACATGGTCACCGACCTTTCCTATACGGTTGATCCTAAAAAAGATGAGGTAGTGGTAGAAGGGAAAAAAGTTTCTTTACCAGAAAAGGTTTACTACTTATTTTATAAACCTAAAGGTTTTTTAACCTCACTCTATGACCCACACCATCGTGAAACCATAAAGGTGTTTTTAGAAAAACTGCCTCAAAGGGTCTTCCCTGTAGGTCGCCTTGATAAACACAGCGAGGGGTTACTTTTACTCACCAACGACGGAGATTTAGCCAATCTTCTTCTTCACCCTAAGTATGCGGTAGAAAGACGTTATTTAGTATGGGTAACTCCTAAATTAAACGAAAAAAAAATAAACCAAATGTTAAAAGAAGGGGTAAACATAGAGGGTAAAGTAGTTAAACCTGTTGTCTTTAGGTTGATTAAAACCGAGGGTAAAAACTATGTTTACGAGGTATGTGTAAAAGAAGGTATTAAAAGAGAGGTTAGAAAGATGGTAGCCTATTTGGAAGGGAAGGTTCACAGACTATTACGGGTCCAGTTTGGTCCGTTAGTTCTGGAAAATCTTAAACCAGGAGAAATAAGACCTCTTTCTAAAGCAGAACTACAAAAACTTTTTAGGTTTGTATCTCAGCTAAAAACCTCTAAAACCTTAGCCAAAGCCTCCTCAGGGGAAGACACATAA